A genomic region of Carassius carassius chromosome 27, fCarCar2.1, whole genome shotgun sequence contains the following coding sequences:
- the si:dkey-119m7.4 gene encoding solute carrier family 22 member 6-A: MNFDEVLDRIGGFGRFQKTLYVWICLPQIFLAFHMLVSVFTGAVPPHLCRSEGGGPRLGFNFSIAPGDSCSSVQDGLLSQLNHSLPITEHSSTSNGCMGGWEFSKEVFLSTVVTEWDLVCENATLNNIGSSIYMFGLLVGAVLFGALSDKYGRRMIILIGLAVQAIFGVGVAFAPNFYIYVLLRFVVGMTISAVIMNAFVLGTEWTGPKKRMLAGVITDYFFGFGYILLAGVAYLIRDWRKLQLAISAPGFLFLFYIWVLPKSARWLMANNKHEEALDLIRKAALINGKPLVDDDTELCQSPKNSEIQQELRKYTVVDLVRTPRMRKQSLILFYLWFVNVLVYYGLSLNISDFGMNIYLTQMIFGLVEMPARTITLFTLNRSRRISQLAFLAIGGLACLLTIFIPDDLSIVRTVLAMVGKFGITASLSIVYIYSAEVFPTVIRQNGIGMGSMCARAGGVIAPIIYLLRNISRHAPMVVFGLCPLIGAALTMFLPETAHKPLPDTIEDVERISTTAEKSQHALYEECLKQAPDGIL; this comes from the exons ATGAATTTTGACGAAGTCCTGGACCGGATTGGAGGGTTTGGACGCTTCCAGAAGACGCTTTATGTGTGGATCTGCCTGCCACAGATCTTCTTGGCCTTCCACATGTTGGTGTCTGTCTTCACTGGGGCTGTGCCCCCTCACCTGTGCAGATCCGAGGGTGGTGGCCCCAGGCTGGGCTTCAACTTCAGCATTGCTCCTGGGGATTCCTGCTCATCCGTTCAGGATGGCCTTCTGTCCCAGCTTAATCACAGTCTTCCAATTACTGAGCACTCGTCCACTTCAAACGGCTGCATGGGGGGATGGGAATTCAGCAAGGAAGTCTTTCTCAGCACTGTTGTCACAGAG TGGGACCTTGTGTGTGAAAATGCCACTTTGAACAACATTGGATCTTCTATCTATATGTTTGGGCTGCTGGTTGGAGCTGTTCTGTTTGGTGCCCTCTCTGATAA GTATGGCCGCAGAATGATCATATTGATTGGTTTAGCAGTACAGGCCATCTTTGGAGTGGGGGTCGCTTTCGCCCCAAATTTCTACATATATGTCCTGCTTCGCTTTGTGGTGGGCATGACGATTTCCGCAGTAATCATGAATGCATTTGTGTTGG GCACTGAATGGACGGGCCCGAAAAAGCGCATGTTGGCAGGTGTCATCACAGACTACTTCTTTGGTTTTGGCTACATTCTGCTTGCAGGGGTGGCCTATCTCATCCGAGACTGGCGTAAGCTGCAGTTGGCCATATCTGCCCCAGGCTTCCTCTTCCTGTTCTACATCTG GGTGCTTCCTAAGTCTGCTCGTTGGTTAATGGCCAATAACAAGCATGAAGAGGCACTGGATCTGATTCGTAAGGCAGCACTTATTAATGGCAAACCTTTGGTAGACGATGACACTGAGCTCTGTCAG AGCCCTAAGAACTCAGAGATACAGCAAGAACTGAGGAAGTACACTGTCGTTGATTTGGTCCGAACACCCAGAATGAGGAAACAGTCCCTAATTCTCTTCTACTTGTG GTTTGTGAATGTCCTGGTGTACTATGGGCTGTCTCTGAATATTTCAGACTTTGGTATGAATATCTACCTGACTCAGATGATCTTTGGCTTGGTTGAGATGCCAGCACGAACCATTACTCTCTTCACCCTAAACCGCTCACGCAGGATATCCCAGTTAGCATTCTTGGCAATAGGTGGCCTGGCCTGCCTTCTTACCATATTCATTCCAGATG ATCTGTCTATTGTTCGCACTGTACTTGCCATGGTGGGCAAGTTTGGCATCACCGCCTCGCTGTCCATTGTATACATTTACTCAGCAGAGGTATTCCCAACAGTCATCAG ACAAAATGGCATAGGTATGGGTTCGATGTGCGCACGGGCAGGCGGAGTGATTGCACCCATCATCTACCTCTTGAGAAACATCAGCCGTCACGCCCCCATGGTAGTATTCGGCCTGTGCCCGCTTATAGGTGCTGCCCTCACTATGTTTCTGCCTGAGACAGCCCATAAGCCCCTGCCAGACACTATAGAGGATGTGGAGCGcataag CACTACGGCTGAGAAGTCACAACACGCTTTGTATGAAGAGTGTCTCAAACAGGCCCCGGACGGCATCCTCTGA